In Shouchella patagoniensis, the following are encoded in one genomic region:
- the queF gene encoding preQ(1) synthase, whose protein sequence is MVGRNEENLDGVTLLGNQGTDYEFNYNPGVLETFDNQHPYRDYFVKFNCPEFTTLCPKTRQPDFATIYISYIPDVKMVESKSLKLYLFSFRNHGDFHEDSVNTIMNDLIELMDPRYIEVWGKFTPRGGISIDPFCNYGKKGTKYEQLAEQRLFQHDMYPETITNR, encoded by the coding sequence ATGGTAGGTAGAAACGAAGAGAATTTAGATGGTGTAACGCTACTTGGAAATCAAGGGACAGATTATGAATTTAACTATAATCCAGGAGTACTTGAAACATTTGATAATCAACACCCCTATCGTGATTACTTTGTAAAGTTTAATTGTCCAGAGTTTACCACTTTGTGTCCTAAAACAAGGCAGCCCGATTTTGCAACGATTTACATCAGCTATATTCCTGACGTAAAAATGGTCGAGAGCAAGTCATTGAAATTGTATTTATTTAGCTTCCGTAATCACGGTGATTTCCACGAAGATTCGGTTAACACAATCATGAATGACTTAATAGAGCTAATGGACCCTCGGTATATTGAAGTATGGGGCAAGTTTACCCCTCGTGGTGGGATTTCAATCGACCCATTCTGCAACTATGGAAAAAAAGGAACAAAGTATGAACAGTTAGCGGAGCAAAGACTCTTTCAACATGATATGTATCCAGAAACGATTACAAATCGCTAA
- a CDS encoding FAD-dependent oxidoreductase translates to MKTDVLIIGGGVAGLTLAIKLVKRNIKVAVVEKDPTLGKVYKGELIQPKTIQIFDRLGMLQQFKEEWNEFSDIGITEFNQEKKPLLEQTMSYSLLKNPYNYAAMMPHSLIKAKLMNEAKQYSTYTSFQPATFQRLENEHKAIIKKDGEEQAIEANYIIGAEGLSSKIRTHIGASRSRELYNHDFLTVSFSGPSELRIGEMISTQDRFLGLFPLPNNDVRTVYLVRKGEFKEMRKRSLEEFYSRYLSLYPELDGYVQKVQSWKDIQLMVPIKQHASHYVKDHFALIGDAAHSVHPMAGEGMNLAIQDADVLGELIGDMYEANQQFHTSWLTQYELVRRKRVSAVQSLSHLGGLVYGRSGSLWQRNRSFLIKRLAQNKTLLSKYMFTISGLGIWPFSINDGKRLFKSENERYLQQKMNKRTFTEEEDYPWKKKMR, encoded by the coding sequence GTGAAGACAGATGTACTCATTATCGGTGGTGGAGTAGCAGGATTAACGCTTGCTATCAAATTAGTAAAACGCAATATTAAAGTGGCAGTAGTAGAGAAAGACCCCACGCTCGGAAAAGTGTATAAAGGAGAATTAATTCAACCAAAAACAATTCAAATATTTGATCGGTTAGGGATGTTACAACAGTTCAAGGAAGAATGGAATGAATTCTCTGATATAGGTATAACGGAATTTAATCAAGAGAAAAAACCATTGCTTGAACAAACCATGTCTTATAGTCTTTTAAAAAATCCATATAATTACGCGGCTATGATGCCACATAGTTTAATAAAAGCAAAACTAATGAACGAAGCAAAACAGTATAGCACGTATACAAGTTTTCAGCCCGCTACATTTCAAAGGCTGGAAAATGAGCATAAGGCGATCATTAAAAAAGATGGTGAGGAACAAGCAATTGAAGCAAATTATATTATTGGGGCAGAGGGCCTGTCCTCGAAGATTCGTACCCACATTGGAGCTAGTAGATCTAGAGAATTATATAATCACGACTTCTTAACCGTTTCATTTTCAGGTCCAAGTGAGTTACGTATTGGTGAGATGATCTCTACTCAAGATCGATTTCTTGGCTTATTCCCTTTACCAAACAACGACGTACGCACCGTCTATTTGGTCCGAAAAGGTGAGTTTAAGGAAATGAGAAAGCGATCACTAGAAGAGTTTTACAGCCGCTATCTTTCTTTATATCCAGAGTTGGATGGGTATGTACAAAAGGTACAAAGTTGGAAAGACATTCAGTTAATGGTTCCGATAAAACAACACGCAAGCCATTATGTGAAAGACCATTTTGCGCTTATAGGTGATGCAGCGCATAGTGTTCATCCTATGGCAGGTGAAGGGATGAATTTAGCTATACAAGATGCCGATGTGCTGGGAGAATTGATCGGAGATATGTATGAAGCAAATCAACAATTTCATACAAGCTGGTTGACACAGTATGAGCTTGTAAGAAGAAAGCGTGTGTCGGCGGTTCAGAGTTTATCCCATTTGGGGGGCCTCGTCTATGGACGAAGTGGCTCGTTATGGCAACGAAACCGATCGTTTTTAATTAAACGACTTGCACAGAACAAAACGCTATTAAGCAAATATATGTTTACTATTTCCGGCTTAGGAATTTGGCCTTTTTCCATCAATGATGGGAAGCGTCTATTCAAATCGGAAAATGAACGGTATCTTCAACAAAAAATGAATAAGCGAACATTTACAGAAGAAGAGGATTATCCTTGGAAAAAGAAGATGAGGTGA
- the queE gene encoding 7-carboxy-7-deazaguanine synthase QueE, producing MSKPVPVLEVFGPTIQGEGMVIGQKTMFVRTGGCDYRCSWCDSAFTWDGSGKSEPLKAAEIISRLDQLAFGKYGHVTISGGNPALHAGLSDLVKQLHERGIKTAVETQGTIWQDWLFDVDDVTVSPKPPSSGMKTNWVLLDRFMAQLSRNKASLKVVVFDEKDFEYAKQVHLRFPEIAFYLQVGNTDSATTDQQSLLTRLLVSYEKLIETTMNDPEMNNVRVLPQLHTLLWGNKRGV from the coding sequence ATGAGTAAACCAGTACCTGTTTTAGAAGTATTTGGTCCGACCATTCAAGGTGAAGGAATGGTCATTGGACAGAAAACGATGTTTGTACGTACTGGAGGTTGTGATTATCGGTGTTCTTGGTGCGACTCTGCTTTTACATGGGATGGTAGTGGAAAAAGTGAGCCGTTAAAAGCGGCCGAAATCATCTCTCGTTTGGATCAACTTGCATTTGGTAAATATGGTCATGTGACGATATCTGGCGGTAATCCAGCATTGCATGCAGGCTTAAGCGACCTGGTTAAGCAACTACATGAGCGAGGAATTAAAACGGCTGTAGAGACCCAAGGGACGATTTGGCAAGACTGGTTGTTTGACGTTGATGATGTGACAGTAAGCCCTAAGCCACCAAGTTCGGGAATGAAAACAAATTGGGTGTTACTCGATCGCTTTATGGCCCAACTATCACGGAATAAGGCGAGTTTAAAAGTAGTGGTCTTTGATGAAAAAGACTTTGAATATGCAAAACAAGTACATCTCCGTTTTCCTGAAATTGCGTTTTATTTGCAAGTAGGAAATACTGATAGCGCAACAACGGACCAACAGAGTTTGTTAACGAGGTTGCTTGTAAGTTATGAAAAACTGATTGAAACAACGATGAACGATCCAGAAATGAATAACGTTCGAGTGCTTCCACAACTTCATACATTGTTGTGGGGAAATAAAAGAGGCGTATAG
- a CDS encoding YolD-like family protein, with protein MLTEHKEALIKLEKEEWEVELHGELDEEQWWEISEIIMDPEKHTLPIKIKYWKEEYYFEQEC; from the coding sequence ATGCTTACAGAGCATAAAGAGGCATTAATAAAATTGGAAAAGGAAGAATGGGAAGTAGAATTACATGGAGAGCTTGACGAGGAACAATGGTGGGAAATCAGTGAGATTATCATGGATCCTGAAAAACACACTCTTCCTATTAAAATAAAGTACTGGAAAGAAGAATATTACTTTGAACAGGAATGTTAA
- a CDS encoding Rap family tetratricopeptide repeat protein, whose protein sequence is MNSTLPSEEVGAKIVEWHSCIIASSYKDAALLKKEVELMLEDMEENDKLLAYYSLIEYRHQTMINGNNGILTNEIQFNFKETSLDHYLKYLYYFVSGQYEFNKKRYRTAVKMFRKAERLLEHVQDDAEEAEFLSYIGYAYYRINQYLFSMSYLEQAETAFRRLNFVKKALNCKQVLGAIYSELENYDKAELCLKEILEESTYPSINGITLRALGLNMFAQSNYESAVKYFKQSLEVKEHKKSYYGMASLADLSHSLFKLNDVAAALEVFKKAKEGALYHKDSEFISRCKFIEGAYIKKDTSVIDEAINELNSEGLYYEVCELAAEMVEISEEKGDNESALKYSKLAYRGRVNQNLIGDGQE, encoded by the coding sequence ATGAACAGTACACTACCGTCAGAGGAAGTCGGCGCTAAAATTGTTGAATGGCATAGTTGTATTATTGCTAGTTCATATAAAGATGCCGCATTATTAAAAAAAGAAGTAGAGCTTATGCTTGAGGACATGGAAGAAAATGATAAGTTATTAGCTTATTATTCACTAATCGAATATCGGCACCAGACTATGATTAATGGGAATAATGGAATTTTAACAAATGAAATCCAGTTTAACTTTAAAGAAACTAGCTTAGACCATTATCTAAAATATCTTTATTACTTTGTAAGTGGTCAGTACGAGTTTAACAAAAAACGATATAGAACTGCTGTAAAGATGTTTAGAAAGGCAGAACGACTTCTAGAACACGTTCAAGATGATGCGGAAGAGGCAGAGTTTTTAAGTTACATTGGATACGCTTATTACCGTATAAACCAATATCTCTTTTCAATGTCTTATTTAGAGCAGGCAGAAACTGCTTTTAGAAGATTGAACTTTGTAAAAAAAGCTTTAAATTGTAAGCAAGTACTAGGTGCTATATATTCTGAGCTGGAAAATTACGATAAAGCTGAATTATGTCTAAAGGAAATTTTAGAAGAAAGTACATACCCATCAATTAATGGAATTACGCTGAGAGCTTTGGGTCTTAACATGTTCGCGCAATCAAACTATGAGTCTGCCGTTAAATACTTTAAGCAATCGCTCGAAGTGAAAGAGCATAAAAAATCTTATTATGGAATGGCGTCATTAGCTGATTTGTCACATTCTTTATTTAAATTAAATGATGTTGCAGCAGCACTCGAAGTTTTTAAAAAGGCAAAAGAGGGCGCTTTATATCATAAAGATTCTGAATTCATATCAAGGTGTAAATTTATTGAAGGAGCTTATATAAAAAAGGATACTAGTGTTATTGATGAGGCAATTAATGAATTAAATTCGGAAGGTTTATACTATGAAGTTTGTGAACTTGCAGCAGAAATGGTTGAAATATCTGAGGAGAAGGGTGATAATGAAAGCGCATTAAAATATAGTAAATTAGCTTACAGAGGTAGAGTAAATCAAAATTTGATTGGAGATGGTCAAGAATGA
- a CDS encoding DUF2178 domain-containing protein, which translates to MKIKISSEISNAVFDPLRTWAEKSTGNWNMLVGSGFVLVLVGVILLFVYLKKMGKADERTNQIHLKSALIMLFGVILCDIIFPKEYMWQIFFLFKYSIAFFASGIYLAFRYNKDFN; encoded by the coding sequence ATCAAGATAAAAATTAGTTCAGAAATATCAAATGCAGTCTTTGACCCTTTAAGAACCTGGGCGGAAAAATCAACTGGTAATTGGAATATGCTTGTTGGTAGTGGTTTTGTATTAGTTTTAGTCGGAGTAATCCTGTTATTCGTGTATCTAAAAAAAATGGGTAAAGCTGACGAAAGAACAAATCAAATCCATTTAAAAAGTGCTCTTATTATGTTATTTGGAGTGATTTTGTGCGACATAATTTTCCCGAAAGAATATATGTGGCAAATTTTCTTCCTATTTAAATATTCTATTGCCTTCTTCGCATCAGGAATATATCTGGCTTTTCGATATAATAAGGATTTTAACTAA
- the sda gene encoding sporulation histidine kinase inhibitor Sda — translation MLSELKDDLLIEACNKAIQNNLEADFIELLKEEIERRGMYISN, via the coding sequence ATGTTAAGTGAGCTAAAAGACGATCTACTTATTGAGGCTTGTAATAAAGCTATCCAAAATAATTTAGAAGCAGACTTTATTGAACTGTTAAAAGAGGAAATAGAGAGACGTGGAATGTATATTTCTAATTAA
- a CDS encoding OsmC family protein: protein MIHSFLLDAEWDGGRNSTGKIEAGNLKQSISIPSSMNGPGVGTNPDEMLLGAASTCFIITYAAMLERSGIHVASLKLHSEAKVDVTANVFTFQSIHHQPTVILEPDQSVEKAEKLAQKAEQTCMISRALSGNVDVSVEPLVRIIE from the coding sequence GTGATTCATTCATTTTTGTTAGATGCTGAGTGGGATGGGGGACGAAATAGTACAGGCAAGATTGAGGCGGGTAATTTGAAGCAATCCATTTCAATCCCTAGTAGTATGAACGGACCGGGTGTCGGAACGAATCCAGATGAGATGCTACTTGGCGCAGCTAGTACATGCTTTATTATTACTTATGCTGCAATGTTGGAGCGCTCTGGTATACATGTGGCTTCATTAAAGCTACATTCTGAAGCAAAAGTAGATGTGACGGCAAATGTATTTACGTTCCAGTCAATTCATCATCAGCCTACGGTTATACTAGAGCCTGATCAATCCGTGGAAAAAGCAGAGAAACTTGCACAAAAAGCTGAACAAACGTGCATGATTTCTAGAGCACTTTCAGGAAATGTGGATGTAAGTGTCGAACCACTTGTGAGGATAATTGAGTAA
- the queD gene encoding 6-carboxytetrahydropterin synthase QueD gives MIQQIYPTPYHGFKYELNKDMQVAAAHYIDHPQAGKCQHIHGHTYFINLTIGGDHLDELGFLVDFKALKQTVHDRFDHTLINEDERFSSNPPSTEKMAETIYELVETKLQKLDNRPTCLQVFVRETPTSYVTFRPKRQSYE, from the coding sequence ATGATCCAACAGATTTACCCAACTCCTTACCACGGTTTTAAATATGAGCTTAATAAAGATATGCAAGTGGCAGCTGCCCATTACATTGATCATCCACAGGCTGGTAAATGTCAACACATTCACGGTCACACGTATTTTATTAATCTAACAATCGGTGGCGACCATTTAGATGAGCTTGGTTTTTTAGTTGATTTTAAAGCATTAAAGCAAACAGTGCATGATCGGTTTGATCATACACTTATTAACGAGGATGAACGGTTTTCTTCTAATCCTCCCTCAACAGAAAAGATGGCCGAAACCATTTATGAACTTGTAGAAACGAAATTACAAAAGCTAGATAACAGACCCACTTGCCTACAAGTATTTGTGAGAGAAACGCCAACTAGTTATGTCACTTTTAGACCAAAGAGGCAATCATATGAGTAA
- the queC gene encoding 7-cyano-7-deazaguanine synthase QueC has translation MNKEKAVVVFSGGQDSTTCLFWAMERFSEVSAIIFDYGQRHKKEIECAQAIAADQGISARVLDMTLINQLSANALTRSDMAVDAGGEGELPNTFVAGRNHLFLSFAAVAAREIGAKHIITGVCETDFSGYPDCRDIFIKSLNVTLNLAMDNQFVIHTPLMWLDKAETWKMADDLGKLTYIRETTLTCYEGIQGDGCGECPSCELRKKGLESYLQSKEGAL, from the coding sequence ATGAACAAAGAAAAAGCTGTCGTCGTTTTTAGTGGAGGTCAAGATAGTACAACGTGTTTATTTTGGGCTATGGAACGTTTTAGCGAAGTGTCAGCAATTATTTTTGATTATGGACAACGCCATAAAAAAGAGATTGAATGTGCACAAGCGATTGCGGCTGATCAAGGAATTAGTGCCCGAGTGCTTGATATGACACTCATTAACCAATTAAGCGCAAACGCACTAACACGAAGTGATATGGCTGTTGACGCAGGGGGAGAAGGGGAGTTGCCTAATACGTTTGTCGCTGGCAGAAACCACCTCTTTTTATCGTTTGCGGCTGTTGCTGCGAGAGAAATAGGCGCAAAACATATCATTACAGGTGTATGTGAAACCGACTTTAGTGGATATCCAGATTGTCGAGATATATTTATAAAATCATTAAACGTAACATTAAATCTTGCTATGGATAATCAATTTGTTATTCATACCCCACTTATGTGGTTGGATAAAGCAGAAACATGGAAAATGGCGGATGATCTTGGGAAGCTTACTTATATTCGCGAAACAACGCTCACTTGTTATGAAGGCATCCAAGGTGATGGCTGTGGGGAGTGTCCTTCATGCGAACTTCGTAAAAAAGGGCTCGAGTCTTATTTACAAAGCAAAGAAGGTGCTTTGTAA
- a CDS encoding class I SAM-dependent methyltransferase — MAIGEYLKVWNARKWMKQTEPFLQTWHAHLGYSLDLFQHFKRSSAVEKVAKIYDLDETLLKRWVEVGIAVGHLEQKRGKKVRTKRKIIKYLTKESNQSVGVLLEEMFELHIPTLLSYKKQLSKKETENGPEMADMVAETSSLLETLTLPKVTTVLKTRKVKSVLDVGCGYGGYLKRLAGKFPKIQFDGIEVDQDVCTRAVESNHFDNVQIAQGDFYEITPEQPYDAVMLNNILYYFPVKERLSMLKRASSIVNKNGTLIVISPIADGKHGKRFASAFNSFMTAHEEMHPLPTKKELIESARKAGFKFIEAKPVVKEGGWYMLTFLHK, encoded by the coding sequence ATGGCGATTGGTGAATATTTAAAAGTGTGGAATGCGAGAAAATGGATGAAGCAAACAGAGCCATTCCTACAAACTTGGCATGCTCACTTAGGATATAGTTTAGATTTATTTCAGCATTTTAAGCGAAGTTCAGCTGTTGAGAAAGTAGCAAAAATATATGATTTAGATGAGACACTTTTAAAAAGGTGGGTTGAAGTCGGAATAGCGGTAGGTCATTTAGAGCAAAAAAGAGGAAAGAAAGTTCGCACGAAACGAAAAATAATAAAATACTTAACAAAGGAAAGCAATCAGTCAGTAGGTGTATTGCTCGAAGAAATGTTCGAATTGCATATCCCAACATTGCTTAGCTATAAGAAGCAGCTCTCAAAAAAAGAAACTGAAAATGGACCTGAAATGGCAGATATGGTTGCAGAAACATCTAGTTTATTAGAAACATTAACATTACCAAAAGTGACTACTGTGTTAAAGACAAGAAAGGTCAAATCAGTTCTTGATGTTGGTTGTGGTTATGGCGGATATTTAAAGCGGCTAGCAGGCAAATTTCCAAAGATTCAATTCGATGGAATTGAAGTCGATCAAGATGTGTGTACACGAGCCGTTGAAAGCAATCATTTTGATAATGTTCAAATTGCCCAAGGCGATTTTTATGAAATAACACCAGAACAACCATATGATGCAGTGATGCTTAACAACATTCTTTACTATTTCCCAGTAAAAGAAAGACTCTCCATGTTAAAGCGAGCATCCTCCATAGTGAACAAAAATGGAACGTTAATTGTCATTTCACCAATAGCTGACGGAAAACACGGGAAACGTTTTGCGAGCGCTTTTAATAGTTTTATGACCGCTCATGAAGAGATGCATCCTTTGCCTACCAAAAAAGAATTAATTGAATCAGCACGTAAAGCTGGATTTAAGTTTATTGAAGCTAAGCCGGTAGTAAAAGAGGGCGGTTGGTATATGCTTACGTTTCTTCATAAATAG
- a CDS encoding helix-turn-helix transcriptional regulator, which yields MKKEFEDCIENKVYEHRVLKRMTQKDLADAVGVSKQTIFVMEKNNYSPSLVLAFRIADFFNVNVNDIFTYVKGSDQDKN from the coding sequence TTGAAGAAAGAATTTGAGGATTGCATTGAAAATAAGGTGTACGAACATAGGGTTTTAAAAAGAATGACGCAAAAAGATTTGGCGGACGCTGTAGGTGTTTCTAAACAAACTATATTTGTTATGGAGAAGAACAATTACTCTCCTTCTCTCGTTTTAGCTTTTCGAATAGCTGATTTCTTTAACGTAAACGTTAACGATATTTTTACTTATGTGAAAGGAAGTGATCAAGATAAAAATTAG
- a CDS encoding type IA DNA topoisomerase: MKLILAEKPSVAKNIADALKIKGKKDGYYEGTEYIVTWAFGHLLQLYDAKDYDNKYTKWSMDNFPFIPVAFKYKVRTKQQRPDAGAKKQLTLIHRLAKRKDVISLISACDYDREGQLIGDSIISSLKVDKPVFRVLLNEWTETEVLKGLQEARPNSELASLRDAGLSRQWADWAIGINLTSTATLKYQKGYGKVINIGRVLLPTLKIIYDRDREIEQFKPEPYYKLKATFKTIRNDLYEGTYAVDKEVTFPKRETLEQILPLLKNAKGVVAHTKKTEKRELPPFLFNLSQLQGYITSKYNGWTSDKVLKTAQKLYEKKYITYPRTSSTALEESLFKKTAGVLNAVKKGLPYEEEIKFSKSKRVFNNSRVESHSAIIPTYMVPKKLSKEEQIVYDAIKTRFIVQFMPAAVYEETEVVTQILETELPGVFVSKGRRELVEGWKKADPQKSNEKILPYVVEGDEVQAVDAEISDHKTTAPKPHIEKTLLSVMETCGKKINAEEAEHLLKGYSIGTAATRADTIKKLIDIGYVNQDRKQLHCSETGRKLVEQFPGRDLFDLSFTGKLEKQLLEIEKGTGNKQAFMNEIFSFIQEAVDLIKKDDGPIIQTVASKQRQSHEVLGSCPLCGKAVKETSKGFGCSNWKNGCTFVIWKNDKFLASFKKKPTKTMVKKLLKDGFAETKGLKSKNGKTFTAKLRYQRKENQSKFSWDIEF; encoded by the coding sequence ATGAAGCTAATCCTCGCAGAAAAACCTTCTGTAGCAAAAAATATCGCAGACGCCTTAAAAATAAAAGGAAAAAAAGATGGATATTATGAAGGAACAGAGTATATAGTTACATGGGCTTTTGGACATTTGCTACAACTTTATGATGCAAAGGACTATGACAATAAGTACACAAAGTGGAGTATGGATAACTTTCCTTTTATTCCAGTGGCCTTTAAGTATAAAGTAAGAACAAAGCAACAGAGACCAGATGCTGGAGCTAAAAAACAATTAACACTTATTCACCGCCTTGCTAAAAGAAAAGACGTCATATCGTTAATTTCCGCATGTGATTACGACCGGGAAGGTCAACTTATAGGAGATAGTATTATTTCTAGTTTAAAAGTAGACAAACCAGTCTTTCGGGTTCTTTTAAATGAATGGACAGAAACTGAAGTATTAAAAGGGTTGCAAGAGGCAAGACCTAATTCAGAATTAGCTTCTTTAAGAGACGCTGGATTAAGTAGGCAGTGGGCCGATTGGGCAATTGGTATTAATTTAACATCTACCGCTACGTTAAAATATCAAAAAGGTTATGGAAAGGTAATTAATATTGGGAGGGTACTTTTACCAACATTAAAAATTATCTATGACCGTGACCGAGAAATTGAACAGTTTAAACCAGAACCTTATTATAAATTAAAAGCAACCTTTAAGACAATTAGAAATGATCTGTACGAAGGAACATATGCGGTTGACAAAGAGGTTACTTTTCCGAAGAGAGAAACACTGGAACAAATTCTTCCTTTATTAAAAAACGCTAAAGGTGTAGTCGCTCACACTAAAAAAACAGAGAAAAGAGAACTACCACCTTTCCTTTTCAATTTATCTCAACTACAAGGATACATAACGAGTAAGTATAACGGATGGACATCTGATAAAGTGTTAAAGACAGCTCAAAAGCTCTATGAGAAAAAATACATTACGTATCCACGAACCTCTAGTACTGCTTTAGAAGAGAGTCTTTTTAAGAAGACAGCAGGCGTGCTAAATGCAGTTAAAAAAGGTTTGCCATATGAAGAAGAGATCAAGTTTAGCAAATCAAAGCGTGTTTTTAATAATAGTAGAGTTGAAAGTCATAGCGCAATTATTCCAACATATATGGTTCCTAAAAAGTTAAGTAAAGAGGAACAAATTGTATATGATGCGATTAAAACGCGCTTTATTGTTCAGTTTATGCCTGCAGCTGTATATGAAGAAACAGAGGTAGTGACGCAAATTTTAGAAACAGAATTGCCTGGTGTTTTTGTCTCTAAAGGAAGACGCGAACTAGTAGAAGGCTGGAAAAAAGCCGACCCACAAAAGAGTAACGAAAAAATACTCCCATATGTGGTCGAGGGTGATGAAGTACAAGCTGTTGATGCTGAAATTAGTGATCACAAAACAACAGCTCCTAAACCACACATCGAAAAAACATTGCTTTCTGTCATGGAGACTTGTGGGAAGAAAATAAACGCTGAAGAAGCAGAGCATTTGTTAAAAGGTTATTCAATTGGTACAGCGGCGACTCGTGCAGATACAATTAAGAAATTAATTGATATCGGTTATGTAAATCAAGACCGTAAACAATTACATTGTTCAGAAACTGGGAGAAAATTAGTCGAACAGTTTCCAGGAAGAGATTTATTTGATCTTTCCTTTACAGGGAAATTGGAGAAGCAATTATTAGAAATAGAAAAAGGAACTGGCAATAAACAAGCTTTTATGAACGAGATCTTTTCATTTATTCAAGAAGCGGTGGACTTAATCAAAAAAGACGATGGTCCCATTATACAAACAGTTGCATCTAAACAGAGGCAGAGTCATGAAGTACTTGGTAGCTGTCCTCTTTGTGGCAAAGCGGTAAAAGAGACGAGTAAAGGTTTTGGATGTAGTAACTGGAAAAATGGGTGTACGTTTGTCATTTGGAAAAACGATAAGTTCCTAGCATCATTTAAAAAAAAGCCTACAAAAACAATGGTTAAAAAGTTGCTTAAAGATGGATTTGCAGAAACAAAGGGTTTAAAATCGAAAAACGGAAAAACGTTTACTGCTAAGTTACGCTATCAGCGAAAAGAAAATCAATCAAAATTTAGTTGGGATATCGAGTTTTAA
- a CDS encoding LXG domain-containing protein: MRQYRAQSIKGFFRNSHLPLIRYWDSSINKGESMLMSVKNAANSFDSHPNAYVSEGFIEGEILPQLDKLKQETAESTSNVNAILDEISDIVSIPRLDDTQIQASIDRAKKYAQITVENLYEFDYKANATMLKFAEILSPLQNYISDLMNAVESGINSPATLAAVTLTTDGHVYGSESYGCCTMV; the protein is encoded by the coding sequence ATGAGGCAGTATCGCGCTCAATCAATCAAGGGCTTCTTTCGCAACAGCCATTTACCATTAATTAGATACTGGGATAGTTCAATAAATAAAGGCGAAAGCATGCTTATGAGTGTTAAGAATGCTGCAAATAGTTTTGATTCGCATCCAAATGCATATGTAAGCGAAGGCTTCATTGAAGGTGAAATCCTGCCTCAACTAGATAAACTAAAGCAAGAAACGGCAGAGAGCACGAGTAATGTTAATGCTATACTTGATGAGATATCCGATATAGTATCAATTCCGAGGCTTGATGATACTCAAATCCAAGCGAGCATTGATAGAGCGAAGAAATATGCTCAAATTACAGTTGAAAATCTATATGAATTTGATTACAAAGCAAATGCGACCATGCTTAAGTTTGCTGAAATTTTAAGCCCTTTACAAAACTACATATCAGATCTGATGAATGCTGTGGAATCTGGTATTAACTCTCCAGCAACCTTAGCAGCGGTTACACTCACCACAGATGGCCATGTCTATGGCAGTGAATCCTATGGGTGCTGTACAATGGTTTAA
- a CDS encoding lytic transglycosylase domain-containing protein, translated as MRKWLYSIALLGVMSVIIIVLLFEQNDRFRQGVYKTMIAENQIPEEYVPIYQEASDEYGIPWELLASVHRVETIFSTMDPLVSPVGALGHFQFMPRTWVGWTYPGVDDIGNIDEETDITDTFLIEEHQGYGTDAKGTGQADPFDLNDSAHAAARYLADHGATEGDFEQALFSYNKSEDYVEEVLNYYQTYIEQGYELISIPFQNHAE; from the coding sequence ATGCGGAAATGGCTCTATTCCATTGCGCTTCTTGGTGTTATGAGTGTAATCATTATCGTTTTATTGTTTGAACAAAATGATCGATTTCGCCAAGGCGTCTATAAAACAATGATCGCGGAAAACCAAATCCCAGAAGAATATGTACCAATTTATCAAGAAGCGTCTGATGAATATGGAATCCCTTGGGAACTCCTCGCCTCTGTACATCGTGTAGAAACTATTTTTTCAACAATGGATCCTCTAGTCAGTCCAGTAGGTGCATTAGGGCACTTTCAATTTATGCCCCGTACTTGGGTGGGTTGGACGTATCCTGGGGTTGATGACATCGGTAATATCGATGAAGAGACTGATATTACAGATACCTTCTTAATCGAAGAACATCAAGGCTATGGTACGGATGCGAAGGGGACGGGTCAAGCAGATCCATTTGATTTAAATGACTCTGCCCATGCAGCTGCTCGGTATTTGGCCGATCACGGCGCAACCGAAGGAGACTTTGAACAAGCTTTATTCTCTTACAACAAAAGCGAAGATTATGTTGAAGAAGTATTAAACTATTACCAAACGTATATTGAACAAGGATACGAATTAATTAGTATCCCTTTTCAGAACCATGCAGAATAA